A single window of Athene noctua chromosome 1, bAthNoc1.hap1.1, whole genome shotgun sequence DNA harbors:
- the CHRM3 gene encoding muscarinic acetylcholine receptor M3: MLTHYQFCFQKRSLQNYTVPDPTSCFDVPHWIILCQRATMIMQNNSSASPLFSNASSFWKRDSHGSGLLDEAASLIGSYDFPQTTESFPFSTVESTNMSLNSTSKDPLGGHTVWQVVLIAFLTGILALVTIIGNILVIVAFKVNKQLKTVNNYFLLSLACADLIIGVISMNLYTTYIIMDHWALGNLACDLWLSIDYVASNASVMNLLVISFDRYFSITRPLTYRAKRTTKRAGVMIGLAWIISFVLWAPAILFWQYFVGERTVPPDECFIQFLSEPIITFGTAIAAFYLPVTIMSILYWRIYKETEKRTKELAGLQASGSEAEAARFVHQTGSSRSCSSYELQRQSMKRSTRRKYRRCHFWLTMKSWEPNTDQGDQEHSSSDSWNNNDAAASLENSASSDEEDIAAETRAIYSIVLKLPGHSAILNSTKLPSSEDLHESGDELQKSDTESKEKKPKKLHPPKSVQDGGNFQKSFSKLPIQPGSAETTTASDGISSVTKTSAALPLSFKEATLAKKFALKTRSQITKRKRMSLIKEKKAAQTLSAILFAFIITWTPYNIMVLVNTFCSCIPKTFWNLGYWLCYINSTVNPMCYALCNKTFRNTFKMLLLCQCDKRKRRKQQYQQRQSVIFHKRIPREAS; this comes from the coding sequence ACTATGTCAGAGAGCCACAATGATCATGCAAAATAACAGTTCAGCCTCGCCCCTGTTTTCAAATGCGAGCTCCTTCTGGAAGAGAGATTCACATGGATCAGGACTCCTTGATGAAGCAGCATCACTCATTGGCAGCTATGATTTCCCTCAGACCACAGAGAGTTTTCCCTTCTCCACTGTGGAATCAACAAACATGTCCCTAAATTCCACAAGCAAAGACCCTCTGGGTGGACACACTGTCTGGCAAGTAGTTTTGATTGCTTTCCTCACTGGGATCCTTGCACTGGTGACCATCATAGGAAACATCCTAGTGATTGTTGCATTTAAGGTTAACAAACAACTGAAAACGGTCAACAACTACTTTTTGTTGAGTCTTGCCTGTGCAGATTTGATCATCGGTGTCATTTCCATGAATCTTTACACCACATACATCATTATGGACCACTGGGCTTTGGGAAACTTGGCCTGTGATCTTTGGCTCTCCATTGACTATGTCGCCAGTAATGCCTCTGTCATGAATCTCCTTGTCATAAGTTTTGACAGGTATTTTTCCATCACTAGGCCACTTACATACAGAGCCAAACGAACAACCAAAAGGGCTGGGGTGATGATTGGTTTAGCATGGATCATCTCTTTTGTTCTGTGGGCCCCTGCCATCTTGTTCTGGCAGTATTTTGTTGGGGAGAGGACTGTGCCACCTGATGAATGTTTCATCCAGTTTCTAAGTGAACCTATCATCACTTTCGGCACTGCCATAGCTGCCTTTTACTTGCCAGTCACCATTATGAGTATTTTGTATTGGAGGATCTACAAGGAGACTGAAAAACGCACCAAAGAGttagcagggctacaggcttcaGGCAGTGAAGCAGAGGCAGCACGCTTTGTACACCAGACAGGCAGTTCTCGGAGCTGCAGCAGCTACGAGCTTCAACGGCAGAGCATGAAACGCTCCACCCGAAGGAAATACAGACGCTGCCACTTCTGGCTCACAATGAAGAGCTGGGAACCCAACACAGACCAGGGGGACCAAGAGCacagcagcagtgacagctggaaCAACAATGACGCTGCTGCCTCCCTTGAAAATTCAGCCTCCTCTGACGAAGAAGACATCGCTGCAGAGACAAGAGCCATCTATTCAATTGTGCTGAAGCTTCCtggtcacagtgccatcctcaatTCCACAAAACTACCCTCCTCAGAAGACTTGCATGAGTCAGGGGATGAACTGCAGAAATCTGACACAGaatcaaaggaaaagaaacctaAAAAATTGCACCCTCCCAAAAGTGTTCAGGATGGTGGAAATTTCCAAAAGAGCTTTTCTAAGCTTCCAATTCAGCCAGGGTCAGCAGAGACAACCACAGCTTCTGATGGCATCTCATCAGTGACCAAGACATCTGCAGCCCTGCCCTTGTCCTTCAAGGAAGCTACCCTAGCAAAAAAGTTTGCCTTGAAGACCAGAAGTCAGATCACAAAGCGAAAACGAATGTCACtcatcaaagaaaagaaagcGGCACAGACACTCAGTGCCATTTTGTTTGCCTTCATCATTACCTGGACCCCATATAACATCATGGTTCTGGTGAACACCTTTTGCAGCTGTATCCCCAAAACTTTCTGGAACCTGGGGTACTGGCTTTGCTACATCAATAGCACAGTGAACCCCATGTGCTATGCACTGTGTaacaaaacattcagaaacacTTTCAAGATGCTACTGCTGTGCCAGTGTGACAAACGAAAACGACGCAAGCAGCAGTATCAGCAAAGGCAGTCCGTCATTTTTCATAAGCGGATCCCTAGGGAGGCTTCATAG